A window of Chitinophaga sp. MM2321 contains these coding sequences:
- a CDS encoding GH92 family glycosyl hydrolase gives MKKLLLPVLCFAAFSLHAQENVLQYVKPITGTQKMGHTYPGATVPFGMVQLSPETDTLPYEMNGKYNGDVYKYCAGYQYEDKTIVGFSHTHFSGTGHSDLGDFLIMPTVGQLQLNPGTADHPESGYRSRFSHSTEVAEPAYYKVKLEDDNILAELTTSTRVGFHQYTFPASDQSHIILDLMSGIYNYANKNVWTFVRVENDSLITGFRQTNGWARTRIEYFAMAFSKPFKQYGHENYANDVYKGFWRKFDQTKNFPEMAGRQIRAYFDFNTTAGEKIKIKFALSPVSTEGALKNLRAEIPGWDFEQVKQAGQALWTKELNKVHIESRSREEKENFYTAMYHAFINPTTYMDVDGSYRGLDMNIHTANGYTNYTTFSLWDTYRALHPLFNIVQPKRNADMIQSMLHHYDQSVHHMLPIWSHYANENWCMIGYHSVSVIADAIMKGNAPFDVNKALDACVTTARHRNYDGLGYYMDMGYVPEDKNGSSVSKTLEYAYDDWCIAQVAKKLGRTDLYNEFIKRSTNYKNVYDAATGFMRPRLNDGTFKADFDALQTHDQGFIEGNAWNYSLYVPQYPDEMIAMMGGKQQFTAHLDSLFTMELPDKYFAETEDITRDGIIGNYVHGNEPSHHVAYLYNWTGYPWKTQERVRMILKKMYHPGPDGLGGNDDCGQMSAWYIFSTLGFYPVCPGSDQYALGSPAIDKATLQLENGKTFIVDVKNQGDKNVYVQKVLLNGKPLNRLYITHDEIMQGGEIVFYMTMTRIKRI, from the coding sequence ATGAAAAAATTGCTGCTACCCGTACTCTGCTTTGCTGCCTTTTCCCTGCATGCGCAGGAGAATGTATTGCAATACGTAAAACCCATTACCGGTACACAAAAGATGGGGCATACCTATCCCGGCGCCACGGTGCCTTTCGGCATGGTGCAGCTCAGTCCTGAAACGGATACGCTGCCCTATGAAATGAATGGGAAGTATAACGGTGATGTATATAAGTATTGCGCCGGGTATCAGTATGAAGATAAAACCATCGTGGGTTTCAGTCATACACATTTCAGTGGTACGGGGCATTCCGATCTGGGCGATTTTTTAATCATGCCTACTGTTGGTCAGCTGCAACTGAACCCAGGTACGGCAGATCATCCGGAGAGTGGCTACCGTTCCCGCTTTTCGCATAGTACGGAAGTAGCCGAACCTGCTTACTATAAAGTAAAACTGGAAGATGACAACATCCTCGCAGAGCTTACCACCAGTACCCGAGTGGGTTTCCACCAATACACATTTCCTGCCTCTGATCAGTCGCATATCATCCTGGACCTGATGTCGGGCATCTACAACTACGCCAACAAAAATGTATGGACTTTTGTAAGAGTAGAAAATGATTCGCTGATCACCGGCTTCCGGCAAACTAACGGTTGGGCACGTACGAGAATAGAATATTTTGCCATGGCTTTCTCCAAGCCATTTAAACAGTATGGCCACGAAAACTATGCAAATGATGTGTACAAAGGCTTCTGGCGCAAGTTTGATCAAACTAAAAACTTTCCTGAAATGGCCGGCAGACAGATCCGCGCCTATTTCGATTTCAATACGACTGCCGGAGAAAAGATAAAAATAAAATTCGCGTTGTCGCCTGTCAGCACGGAAGGCGCCCTGAAAAATCTGCGCGCTGAAATTCCGGGATGGGATTTTGAACAGGTAAAACAAGCCGGTCAGGCCCTCTGGACCAAAGAGCTGAATAAAGTACACATCGAGTCGCGCAGCCGTGAAGAGAAGGAAAATTTCTATACCGCCATGTACCACGCTTTCATTAATCCAACTACCTATATGGATGTTGACGGCTCCTACCGCGGACTGGATATGAACATTCATACCGCAAACGGCTATACGAATTATACTACTTTTTCGCTGTGGGATACCTACCGCGCTTTACATCCGCTGTTTAATATTGTGCAGCCCAAGCGCAATGCGGATATGATTCAGTCTATGCTGCACCACTATGATCAAAGCGTACACCATATGCTGCCTATCTGGTCGCATTACGCCAATGAAAACTGGTGTATGATCGGCTACCACAGCGTATCCGTTATTGCCGACGCCATCATGAAAGGCAATGCTCCTTTTGATGTGAATAAGGCACTGGATGCTTGTGTAACCACTGCGCGTCACCGCAATTACGACGGACTGGGATACTATATGGACATGGGTTATGTGCCGGAAGATAAAAACGGTTCGTCTGTTTCCAAAACACTGGAATATGCCTATGATGACTGGTGTATAGCACAGGTAGCAAAGAAACTGGGAAGAACGGATCTCTATAATGAGTTTATCAAACGTTCCACCAACTACAAAAATGTGTATGATGCAGCTACCGGGTTTATGCGGCCAAGATTGAATGACGGCACATTCAAAGCCGATTTTGATGCCCTGCAAACGCACGACCAGGGCTTTATTGAAGGCAACGCCTGGAACTATAGCTTATACGTACCGCAATATCCGGATGAAATGATTGCAATGATGGGCGGTAAGCAACAATTTACCGCACACCTGGACTCTTTATTCACCATGGAACTGCCGGATAAATATTTTGCGGAAACAGAAGATATTACCCGTGATGGCATCATCGGCAACTATGTACATGGTAATGAACCATCGCATCATGTGGCGTATCTGTATAACTGGACCGGCTATCCGTGGAAAACGCAGGAGCGGGTGCGCATGATCCTGAAAAAAATGTATCATCCCGGTCCTGATGGCCTGGGCGGTAATGATGATTGCGGTCAGATGAGTGCGTGGTATATTTTCAGCACATTGGGTTTTTATCCTGTTTGTCCCGGCTCCGATCAATATGCATTGGGCAGTCCGGCTATTGATAAAGCCACCTTGCAATTAGAGAATGGGAAAACATTTATAGTAGATGTGAAGAACCAGGGAGATAAAAATGTGTACGTACAAAAAGTACTGCTGAATGGTAAGCCATTGAACCGGCTGTATATCACGCATGATGAGATTATGCAGGGGGGAGAGATCGTATTCTACATGACCATGACCAGGATTAAACGGATATAA
- the fabF gene encoding beta-ketoacyl-ACP synthase II yields the protein MRTVTLKRVVVTGLGALTPIGNDVETFWNNLKAGVGGAGPITKFDTTEFKTKFACEVKGFDVEKYMEKKEARKMDCFTQYAMVAAQEAVQHAGLDKEGIDKTKIGVIWASGNGGMLTFEEQIVEFTQANFVPKFNPFFIPKLICDIAAGQIAMKYGFMGVNFCTVSACASSTSALVDAFNYIRLGKANAIVAGGSEAPVTRAGIAGFNALKALSTRNDDAEHASRPFDALRDGFVMGEGAGAIILEEYEHAVARGATIYGEMIGGAMTCDAYHLTATHPEGMGARLGMEQALEDAEITPTDVDYINSHTTSTPVGDLSELKAIVAAFGDHTPKLNISATKSMTGHLLGAAGAIEAIACIKATQEDIIPPTINTLSLGEGIPTNLNLTLGKAQQRVVNIAMSNTFGFGGHNAIVVFKKYKS from the coding sequence ATGCGTACTGTTACACTGAAAAGGGTTGTGGTTACCGGATTGGGAGCATTAACACCTATCGGGAATGATGTAGAAACTTTTTGGAACAACTTGAAGGCAGGTGTCGGTGGCGCCGGCCCCATCACTAAATTTGACACCACAGAGTTCAAAACAAAATTTGCCTGTGAAGTCAAAGGATTTGATGTAGAAAAATATATGGAAAAGAAAGAAGCCCGCAAAATGGATTGCTTCACGCAGTATGCTATGGTGGCTGCGCAGGAAGCAGTACAACATGCCGGCCTCGATAAAGAAGGGATAGATAAAACTAAAATAGGCGTGATCTGGGCTTCCGGTAACGGTGGTATGCTCACGTTTGAAGAACAGATCGTGGAATTTACACAGGCTAATTTTGTTCCTAAATTCAATCCGTTCTTTATTCCTAAATTAATCTGCGATATCGCTGCCGGCCAGATAGCTATGAAATATGGCTTTATGGGGGTTAACTTCTGTACTGTTTCCGCCTGTGCCTCTTCTACAAGTGCACTGGTAGATGCGTTCAACTACATCCGTCTTGGTAAAGCCAATGCGATCGTTGCCGGTGGCTCCGAAGCACCGGTTACCCGTGCAGGTATTGCAGGATTCAACGCATTAAAAGCATTATCTACCCGCAACGATGATGCAGAACATGCTTCCCGCCCATTTGATGCACTACGTGATGGTTTTGTAATGGGAGAAGGCGCCGGTGCTATCATCCTGGAAGAATATGAACATGCTGTTGCCAGAGGTGCTACCATCTACGGCGAAATGATCGGCGGTGCCATGACCTGCGATGCCTACCATCTTACGGCTACCCATCCGGAAGGCATGGGCGCAAGATTAGGTATGGAACAGGCACTGGAAGATGCTGAAATTACCCCTACAGATGTAGATTATATCAACTCACACACCACTTCCACACCGGTTGGTGACCTGAGTGAGCTGAAAGCAATTGTAGCCGCATTTGGCGACCATACACCCAAACTCAATATCAGTGCTACCAAATCCATGACAGGTCACCTGTTGGGCGCTGCGGGCGCTATTGAAGCCATTGCGTGTATCAAAGCTACCCAGGAAGACATCATTCCGCCTACCATCAATACCCTTTCCCTCGGCGAAGGTATTCCCACTAACCTGAACCTCACCCTGGGCAAAGCACAGCAACGTGTTGTAAACATTGCCATGAGTAATACTTTCGGTTTTGGCGGACACAATGCCATTGTGGTATTCAAGAAATATAAATCTTAA
- a CDS encoding LacI family DNA-binding transcriptional regulator: protein MKRLTLKDVAKMAGVAPSTVSFVLNGKGKQMRIRDEVAAKILKVVEKSGYEPHRVAVNLRTGQSKTLGLIVESISGSFFASLAKTIETEAELMGYNVVYCSTENNAQKGSELIHMLGRQMVDGYLITPAPGMEKEIQQLVQHHKPVVLMDSYFPAIKAPYVLIDNFDGVQQGMEHLIKKRFTKIAFVTVDVKLIQLEERLRGYMSSMKQHGIPVKKKYIHRVDYHKPREESLQELQRFIGDNPDLEAVFFATNYLGIMGLEVLAKLGLKMPDDLAVICFDDQDIFRLYPPGISVIEQPIEGIAKAAIALLMHQLGKDKGPLTEMAVELPGKLILRGSA, encoded by the coding sequence ATGAAGAGACTCACCCTGAAGGATGTTGCTAAAATGGCCGGTGTGGCGCCATCTACGGTATCCTTTGTATTGAATGGAAAAGGTAAACAAATGCGGATCCGCGATGAAGTAGCCGCCAAAATTCTGAAAGTGGTGGAAAAATCCGGTTATGAACCTCATCGTGTAGCGGTAAATCTCCGTACCGGCCAGTCCAAAACCCTTGGACTGATCGTAGAGAGTATTTCAGGAAGTTTTTTTGCCAGTCTCGCTAAAACCATCGAAACGGAAGCGGAGCTGATGGGTTATAACGTGGTGTATTGCAGTACAGAGAATAATGCACAGAAAGGAAGTGAATTGATACACATGTTGGGCCGGCAGATGGTAGATGGCTACCTGATCACCCCAGCACCAGGTATGGAAAAAGAAATCCAGCAGCTGGTACAGCATCATAAGCCGGTAGTGCTGATGGATAGTTACTTTCCGGCTATCAAGGCGCCTTATGTACTGATCGATAATTTCGACGGGGTGCAACAGGGAATGGAACACCTGATCAAAAAAAGGTTTACAAAAATTGCTTTTGTTACGGTAGATGTTAAGCTGATTCAATTGGAGGAGCGCCTCCGTGGCTATATGAGCAGTATGAAACAGCATGGCATTCCCGTAAAAAAGAAATATATCCACCGGGTAGATTACCACAAACCCCGGGAAGAATCTTTACAGGAGCTGCAACGCTTTATAGGAGACAACCCTGATCTGGAAGCTGTTTTCTTTGCCACCAATTACCTGGGCATCATGGGGCTGGAGGTACTGGCTAAGCTGGGGTTGAAAATGCCGGACGATCTGGCAGTGATTTGTTTTGATGACCAGGACATTTTCAGGCTTTATCCTCCCGGTATATCTGTGATAGAGCAGCCTATTGAAGGCATTGCAAAAGCGGCTATCGCCCTGCTGATGCACCAGCTGGGGAAGGATAAGGGTCCGCTCACGGAAATGGCGGTGGAATTGCCGGGAAAACTGATCCTGCGGGGATCTGCCTGA
- a CDS encoding fatty acid desaturase, with protein sequence MKHFSQLSDPVFVKSAQETYLDRLFKSMIKDERDLPFVYLTLQITFTLWPLAIILYWPGVNNWIWWAAAIAYQFLNNLTFKGPFGLMLHCTSHRVFFEKKYHLLNNYLPWFIGPLFGQTPETYYTHHIGMHHPENNMPEDESSTMAFQRDSIRSFANYLGSFVVVGVYNLARYHLRKKRSKLFVRLVRGELLFIAACIGLSFINFPATLVVFILPYAISRVIMMVGNWAQHAFISATEPDNPYKNSITCINTKYNHKCWNDGYHISHHVKPNMHWTEHPVFFRETLAEYISNDAIVFDGIHFLHVWAYLMGKRYDLLAKHFVNIGDRFQTDAEVISFLKQRTRRIISTPASPVVAAA encoded by the coding sequence ATGAAGCATTTTTCCCAACTTTCTGATCCTGTTTTTGTAAAATCAGCACAGGAAACATACCTAGACAGACTTTTCAAGTCCATGATCAAAGACGAGCGCGATCTGCCATTTGTGTACTTAACGCTGCAAATCACTTTCACTTTATGGCCGTTGGCTATCATCCTTTACTGGCCCGGCGTTAATAACTGGATCTGGTGGGCTGCTGCCATTGCCTACCAGTTTCTTAACAACCTTACTTTCAAAGGTCCGTTCGGACTGATGCTCCACTGTACCAGTCATCGTGTTTTCTTTGAAAAAAAATACCATCTTCTTAATAATTATCTCCCCTGGTTTATAGGCCCGCTCTTTGGTCAAACACCGGAAACCTACTATACGCACCATATTGGCATGCATCATCCGGAGAACAATATGCCGGAAGATGAAAGCTCCACCATGGCGTTTCAGCGCGACTCTATCCGCAGCTTCGCCAATTACCTGGGCAGTTTTGTGGTAGTGGGCGTATATAACCTCGCACGCTATCATCTCCGTAAAAAAAGGAGCAAACTGTTTGTACGGCTGGTAAGGGGAGAGCTGCTATTTATAGCTGCCTGTATTGGTTTATCCTTCATCAACTTCCCGGCAACCTTAGTGGTGTTCATCCTGCCCTATGCTATTTCCCGCGTTATCATGATGGTGGGAAACTGGGCACAGCACGCGTTTATCAGTGCCACAGAACCAGACAACCCTTATAAAAACAGCATTACCTGTATCAATACCAAATACAATCATAAATGCTGGAATGATGGTTATCACATCAGTCATCATGTGAAACCCAATATGCACTGGACCGAACACCCGGTATTTTTCCGGGAAACACTGGCTGAATACATCAGCAACGATGCGATTGTATTTGACGGCATTCACTTTCTGCATGTATGGGCCTACCTGATGGGTAAGCGGTATGACTTGCTGGCAAAGCATTTTGTAAATATCGGCGACCGGTTTCAAACAGATGCGGAAGTTATTTCTTTCCTGAAACAACGTACCAGGCGGATCATCTCCACACCAGCGTCACCGGTGGTAGCGGCAGCCTGA
- a CDS encoding GH92 family glycosyl hydrolase has product MKKVGLLAAALLCIYGAQSQTVNKVTDPVEWVNTLMGTDSKVSLSNGNTYPAIALPWGMNFWMPQTNTMGNGWAYQYTADKIRGFKQTHQPSPWINDYGQFAIMPVTGKAKFDQLSRASWFSHKTEIAKPYYYSVYLADPDVTTEITPTERAAQLRFTYPATDSAFVVVDAFDKGSYIKILPEERKIIGYTTKNSGGVPANFKNYFVIYFDKPFTVASAWRDSTLMSGKLELQADHTGAIVGFKTTKGEKVVLKAASSFISFEQAELNLQREIGKDAFDVTRQKAKDVWNKELGRLSVEGGSSEQVSTFYSSLYRTMLFPRKFYEYNAKNEIVHYSPFNGEVLPGYMFTDNGFWDTFRAVHPFFTLMYPSLSSHIMEGLANAYKESGWLPEWASPGHRDCMIGSNSASLIADAYLKGIRGYDINTLYEGILKNSENEGPLTSVGRAGVKYYNTLGYVPYDVNVNENAARTLEYAYDDFTIYELAKALKRPKAEIERFEKRSQNYRNLFDPETKLMRGKNKDGKFQTPFNPFKWGDAFTEGNSWHYTWSVFQDIQGLSDLMGGKEMFVNMLDSVFKMPPVYDESYYGTVIHEIREMQIMNMGQYAHGNQPIQHMIYLYNYGGQPWKTQYWVRQVMNNLYKATPDGYCGDEDNGQTSAWYVFSAMGFYPVTPGTQQYVLGAPLFSRLTMTLEDGKKMVIDAPGNSDKNLYVQSASLNGQAYTKNWISHQDLQKGGKLVFKMGATPEKSRGTQPSAFPYSYSTANK; this is encoded by the coding sequence ATGAAAAAAGTTGGATTGTTGGCAGCTGCTTTACTTTGTATATATGGCGCACAAAGCCAGACAGTAAATAAAGTAACTGATCCGGTAGAATGGGTAAATACCTTGATGGGGACAGATTCAAAAGTGAGCCTGTCCAATGGTAATACCTATCCTGCCATCGCCCTGCCCTGGGGTATGAATTTCTGGATGCCCCAAACCAATACCATGGGCAACGGTTGGGCGTATCAATATACCGCTGATAAAATCAGGGGCTTTAAACAAACACACCAACCTTCTCCCTGGATCAACGACTATGGCCAGTTTGCCATTATGCCCGTTACCGGGAAAGCTAAGTTTGACCAGCTGTCACGCGCCAGCTGGTTCTCCCATAAAACAGAAATAGCCAAACCATATTATTACAGTGTATACCTCGCTGATCCGGATGTGACCACGGAAATCACACCTACAGAAAGAGCGGCACAATTGCGGTTCACCTATCCGGCTACAGACAGCGCATTTGTAGTAGTAGATGCATTTGATAAAGGTTCCTATATTAAAATATTACCGGAAGAAAGAAAGATCATCGGCTATACCACCAAAAACAGCGGCGGTGTACCAGCTAATTTTAAAAACTACTTCGTTATTTACTTCGATAAGCCTTTCACCGTAGCCAGCGCCTGGCGCGATTCTACGCTGATGAGCGGGAAACTGGAACTCCAGGCTGATCATACCGGCGCTATCGTGGGATTCAAAACAACAAAAGGAGAAAAAGTAGTGCTGAAAGCAGCATCTTCCTTTATCAGTTTTGAACAGGCAGAATTAAACCTGCAACGTGAAATAGGTAAAGATGCTTTTGACGTTACCCGTCAGAAAGCAAAAGATGTATGGAATAAGGAACTGGGCAGACTGTCCGTAGAAGGTGGTTCTTCTGAACAGGTGAGTACTTTCTATTCTTCTTTGTACCGTACCATGCTGTTCCCGCGCAAGTTTTATGAATACAACGCGAAAAACGAAATCGTACACTACAGCCCTTTCAACGGAGAGGTATTACCGGGCTATATGTTTACCGACAATGGTTTCTGGGATACTTTCCGCGCAGTGCATCCCTTCTTTACCCTCATGTATCCATCATTAAGTTCACATATCATGGAAGGCCTGGCCAATGCCTATAAGGAAAGCGGATGGCTGCCGGAATGGGCTAGTCCAGGTCACCGTGATTGTATGATCGGCTCCAACTCTGCCTCGCTGATTGCAGACGCTTACCTGAAAGGAATCCGTGGATATGATATCAACACGCTGTATGAGGGTATCCTGAAAAATTCAGAAAATGAAGGCCCGTTAACCTCTGTAGGCAGGGCTGGTGTGAAGTATTATAATACACTCGGCTATGTTCCCTACGATGTGAATGTGAATGAAAATGCCGCCCGTACACTGGAATACGCCTACGATGACTTTACCATCTACGAGCTGGCAAAGGCGCTGAAAAGACCTAAAGCAGAAATTGAACGTTTTGAAAAACGTTCACAGAACTACCGCAACCTGTTTGATCCTGAAACAAAACTGATGCGCGGTAAAAATAAAGATGGCAAATTCCAGACACCCTTCAATCCTTTCAAATGGGGCGATGCCTTTACGGAAGGAAACAGCTGGCACTATACCTGGTCCGTGTTTCAGGATATCCAGGGGTTGTCTGACCTCATGGGTGGCAAAGAAATGTTTGTCAATATGCTGGACTCAGTTTTCAAAATGCCGCCTGTATATGATGAAAGCTACTACGGCACTGTTATCCATGAAATAAGGGAAATGCAGATCATGAACATGGGCCAGTATGCGCATGGCAACCAACCCATTCAGCACATGATCTATCTTTATAACTATGGTGGCCAGCCCTGGAAAACACAGTACTGGGTCCGCCAGGTGATGAATAACCTGTACAAGGCAACACCGGATGGTTATTGTGGTGATGAAGACAATGGTCAAACCTCTGCCTGGTATGTATTCTCTGCCATGGGATTCTATCCTGTTACACCCGGTACCCAACAGTATGTATTGGGAGCGCCGCTGTTCTCCAGGCTCACCATGACCCTCGAAGATGGTAAGAAAATGGTGATAGATGCACCAGGCAACAGTGATAAAAACCTGTATGTACAAAGCGCGTCTTTAAACGGACAAGCTTATACGAAAAACTGGATCAGTCACCAGGATTTGCAGAAAGGCGGTAAGCTGGTATTCAAAATGGGCGCCACTCCTGAGAAGTCAAGAGGTACGCAGCCATCGGCTTTCCCGTATTCCTATTCTACAGCCAATAAATAA